In Bythopirellula goksoeyrii, a single window of DNA contains:
- a CDS encoding glycoside hydrolase family 113 gives MRNSFMPTLGWAARVCLTILILCCSIRVDAQENRDPSTLGFLKGYTWGWDGYRGAYASKHAKNSMKKMADMGCDWVCISFATTMRSYDDPEFNWSKKNPYMVSDEEIRTAIAMARELGLKVILKPVVNSRDSIWRAWIRFYRPVTEEEKSEGIHGEYDPWGDEPGMREGMVRDEKQWDVWWKNFAGFLEHYAKIAEDEQVELFCLGCEMNSTEEDVERWNKVIEDIREIYSGFLTYNANHGRESELAWWSAVDVISTSAYYPVPPPTDESLEEAIKQTTSKADIVATLNIVKRELAEISSKFQKPILFIETGVTSVRGAARYPWSHPDANMESPVDMEEQSNYYQGMLEVFWDEPWFMGFTWWDWPARLYSESDAADSRGFCIYGKSAEKVLRDWYAKPASARTTP, from the coding sequence ATGAGAAACAGTTTCATGCCAACCCTTGGTTGGGCAGCTCGGGTCTGTCTGACGATACTCATCCTCTGCTGCTCAATCCGAGTGGACGCCCAAGAGAATCGTGATCCGAGTACCCTCGGTTTTCTGAAAGGCTATACCTGGGGGTGGGATGGCTACCGTGGAGCTTACGCTTCGAAGCATGCGAAGAACTCCATGAAGAAAATGGCTGATATGGGCTGCGATTGGGTTTGCATTTCCTTTGCAACTACTATGCGTTCCTACGACGACCCCGAATTTAATTGGTCAAAAAAGAATCCCTACATGGTGTCCGACGAGGAAATCCGCACTGCGATCGCAATGGCCCGAGAATTGGGCCTCAAAGTCATCCTGAAACCCGTAGTGAATAGCCGCGATAGTATTTGGAGGGCGTGGATCCGTTTTTATAGACCAGTAACGGAGGAGGAAAAATCGGAAGGCATCCATGGTGAATACGATCCTTGGGGAGATGAACCTGGGATGCGTGAGGGAATGGTGCGAGACGAGAAGCAATGGGACGTATGGTGGAAGAATTTCGCAGGATTCTTAGAGCATTACGCCAAAATTGCCGAAGACGAGCAGGTTGAACTTTTCTGCTTAGGCTGCGAAATGAACTCCACCGAAGAAGATGTGGAACGTTGGAATAAAGTCATCGAGGACATCCGGGAAATATACAGTGGCTTCCTCACTTACAACGCCAATCATGGCCGTGAAAGCGAACTGGCTTGGTGGAGTGCCGTTGATGTCATCAGCACTAGTGCTTATTACCCGGTTCCCCCGCCGACTGACGAATCGCTGGAAGAGGCAATCAAGCAAACAACCAGCAAAGCGGATATTGTCGCTACGTTGAACATCGTTAAGCGGGAATTGGCTGAGATTAGCAGCAAGTTTCAAAAACCGATTCTGTTCATTGAAACTGGGGTTACCAGCGTAAGAGGAGCTGCGCGCTATCCTTGGTCACATCCTGATGCAAATATGGAAAGCCCTGTAGACATGGAGGAGCAATCGAACTACTACCAAGGCATGTTGGAAGTATTTTGGGATGAACCCTGGTTCATGGGCTTTACCTGGTGGGACTGGCCCGCCCGCCTCTATTCCGAATCCGACGCAGCCGATAGTCGAGGCTTTTGCATTTACGGAAAATCAGCAGAGAAGGTGCTGCGCGACTGGTACGCTAAACCGGCTTCGGCAAGAACTACACCTTGA
- a CDS encoding ThuA domain-containing protein, with translation MRTFICLLLFFLINLGSVMAIEKLRLLIVDGQNNHDWKVTTPILERYFADSGRFDVEVETSPPEGHDMSGFQPKFADYDVVVSNYNGETWSETTEKAFQAYVYGGGGFVSVHAADNAFPDWPEYNEIVGLGGWGGRSEKSGPYVYVKDGELVRDASAGRGGNHGQQHEFQVTTLDQEHPIMKGIPTIWLHTQDELYEQLRGPANNLEVLATAYADPKYGGTGRAEPMLMTITYGDGRVFHTVLGHADYSMNCVGFLTTLLRGTEWAATGEVTIPVPENFPTAEKTLMVE, from the coding sequence ATGCGAACCTTTATTTGTCTCTTACTGTTTTTCTTAATCAACCTAGGAAGCGTCATGGCGATTGAAAAGCTGCGGCTCCTGATTGTCGATGGGCAAAATAACCACGATTGGAAAGTCACAACCCCAATTCTTGAGAGGTACTTTGCCGACAGTGGACGTTTCGATGTTGAGGTGGAGACCTCCCCTCCTGAGGGACATGACATGAGCGGCTTTCAGCCGAAGTTTGCCGACTACGATGTGGTAGTGAGCAATTACAACGGCGAAACCTGGTCGGAGACGACCGAGAAAGCCTTTCAAGCCTACGTCTACGGCGGAGGGGGATTCGTTTCGGTCCACGCCGCTGACAATGCTTTTCCCGATTGGCCAGAGTACAACGAAATCGTAGGGCTCGGCGGCTGGGGTGGCCGAAGTGAGAAATCTGGGCCCTATGTCTACGTGAAGGATGGCGAGTTGGTGCGTGATGCGTCCGCCGGGCGGGGCGGCAACCATGGCCAGCAACATGAGTTCCAAGTGACAACTCTTGACCAAGAGCATCCCATCATGAAGGGGATCCCAACCATTTGGCTGCACACGCAAGATGAACTCTACGAACAACTTCGCGGACCAGCGAATAATCTGGAAGTTCTTGCAACAGCCTATGCTGACCCGAAATACGGCGGCACAGGTCGTGCCGAACCTATGTTAATGACCATCACCTATGGTGATGGCCGTGTGTTTCACACGGTCCTCGGCCACGCTGACTATTCAATGAACTGCGTGGGCTTTCTGACGACCCTCCTTCGCGGAACCGAATGGGCCGCGACCGGAGAGGTAACGATCCCCGTGCCGGAGAATTTCCCAACGGCGGAGAAGACGTTGATGGTGGAGTGA
- a CDS encoding HEAT repeat domain-containing protein, whose amino-acid sequence MIFLLSARQISGLVLGCLLAGMALWCAADWYVAYPRDARPKYVGHDSCIRCHQDQQRSWQGSDHDRAMELPTNDSVLGDFDDAEFTRHGITTRFFRQDDKFMVNTEGPDGEMHDYEIKYTFGVRPLQQYMVEFDDGRLQVLTISWDSRKNEWFMVTPPDVPHERILPGDPLHWTGMAQNWNTMCAECHSTNLEKKFDLATNTYHTTYTDIDVSCETCHGPGSMHVEMAESHSLFWDRHRGFGLEDLKGATATQQVETCAPCHSRRSPLHVNLHDGETFLDHYNPSLIEPGLYYPDGQILDEVYVYGSFLQSKMYSKGVRCTDCHNPHTLELKFEGNRLCAQCHQPGKYDTPNHHHHTDLAATQCVNCHMPARTYMGVDDRRDHSLRIPRPDLSDELGTPNACTTCHTRPEETNAWAAQAIRYWYGDKRPDDPHYGPTLLAAQLGKPEGVNLIRELLRGNPPRPDIVRATAVQLLGQYGTQESDTICREHLDDESPLVRAAATQALSETSLTTFVLEVAGQLNDPIRLVRFAAARRLIGAAAQLLDPKYRESLDKAIAEYRQAQEMVLDRAASHLNLASLNHALGEELVAQEELATAIRLEPYLTGPRDQLAELLQRAGGDPAEINRLRTEEVENLTRDAKLLPKNDQIRYRQGMLLYLLGRKKEARESFEAACELRPDSYENWLALALLCENQSSWQRAYEALEKMHELRPGDPAIRGILQNIQQKEAAEKKKTEE is encoded by the coding sequence ATGATCTTTCTCCTTTCTGCCCGGCAGATTTCTGGACTGGTGCTCGGCTGCCTGCTGGCGGGAATGGCTCTGTGGTGTGCCGCGGATTGGTATGTCGCCTATCCGAGGGACGCCCGACCAAAGTATGTTGGGCACGACTCCTGCATCCGTTGCCACCAAGATCAGCAGCGCAGCTGGCAAGGCTCTGACCACGATCGGGCGATGGAACTTCCCACGAATGATTCCGTGCTCGGCGATTTTGACGATGCTGAATTCACGCGCCACGGCATCACAACACGCTTCTTCCGTCAGGATGACAAGTTCATGGTCAACACTGAAGGGCCAGATGGTGAGATGCATGACTATGAGATCAAGTACACCTTCGGAGTCAGGCCATTGCAACAGTATATGGTCGAGTTTGACGACGGTCGATTGCAGGTACTCACCATTTCATGGGACTCGCGCAAGAACGAGTGGTTCATGGTAACTCCCCCAGACGTACCGCACGAACGCATCCTGCCAGGTGATCCGCTGCACTGGACTGGAATGGCGCAAAACTGGAACACCATGTGTGCAGAATGCCATTCGACCAATCTGGAGAAGAAATTTGATCTCGCAACCAACACGTATCACACGACCTATACGGATATCGACGTAAGCTGCGAAACGTGCCATGGGCCGGGAAGCATGCATGTGGAGATGGCCGAAAGTCATTCTCTGTTTTGGGATCGCCACCGCGGCTTTGGTTTGGAAGATCTCAAAGGTGCCACCGCCACGCAACAGGTGGAAACGTGTGCCCCATGCCATTCGCGACGTTCCCCTTTGCATGTGAATCTGCATGACGGCGAAACGTTTCTCGATCACTACAACCCCTCACTGATTGAACCGGGGCTCTACTATCCCGACGGACAAATACTCGACGAGGTGTACGTCTACGGTTCCTTCTTGCAAAGTAAGATGTACTCCAAGGGGGTGCGCTGCACCGATTGCCACAATCCACATACGCTTGAACTGAAGTTCGAAGGGAACCGGCTTTGTGCCCAATGCCATCAACCGGGCAAGTACGACACGCCCAACCACCATCATCATACCGACTTGGCGGCAACTCAATGCGTCAACTGCCATATGCCTGCGCGAACTTATATGGGAGTCGACGACCGGCGTGATCATAGTCTGCGCATTCCGCGTCCCGATCTGAGCGACGAACTGGGGACGCCCAACGCGTGTACCACTTGCCACACGCGTCCTGAGGAAACCAATGCCTGGGCAGCACAAGCGATTCGTTATTGGTATGGTGACAAGCGGCCAGATGACCCACATTATGGCCCTACTCTGTTGGCGGCCCAACTTGGCAAGCCCGAGGGAGTGAATCTCATTCGCGAGTTGCTGCGAGGAAATCCCCCACGGCCCGACATTGTGCGCGCCACGGCTGTCCAGTTGCTAGGACAATATGGTACTCAGGAATCCGACACCATTTGCCGAGAACATCTGGACGACGAGAGCCCCCTAGTTCGCGCCGCCGCAACGCAGGCATTGTCTGAGACTTCCTTGACGACCTTCGTCCTCGAAGTTGCTGGGCAACTGAACGATCCGATTCGACTGGTGCGCTTTGCGGCAGCTCGGCGATTGATAGGAGCGGCGGCTCAATTGCTCGACCCGAAGTATCGTGAGTCACTCGACAAAGCTATTGCAGAGTATCGACAGGCGCAGGAAATGGTTCTGGATCGGGCGGCGTCGCATTTGAACTTGGCGTCGCTCAACCACGCCCTGGGAGAAGAACTCGTGGCGCAGGAGGAACTTGCGACGGCTATTCGCCTGGAGCCCTATCTCACTGGTCCGCGCGACCAGTTGGCTGAATTACTCCAGCGCGCCGGAGGGGATCCTGCCGAGATCAACCGACTTCGTACGGAGGAAGTCGAGAATCTTACGCGAGACGCCAAGCTCTTGCCAAAAAATGACCAAATTCGTTACCGTCAAGGCATGCTGCTGTACTTACTCGGCCGTAAGAAGGAAGCCCGCGAGTCGTTTGAAGCAGCTTGTGAGTTGAGGCCAGATTCATACGAGAACTGGCTGGCCTTGGCACTCTTGTGTGAAAACCAAAGTTCCTGGCAACGCGCCTACGAAGCATTAGAGAAGATGCATGAACTGCGTCCGGGCGATCCGGCAATACGAGGCATTCTCCAGAATATTCAACAGAAGGAAGCCGCGGAGAAGAAAAAGACAGAGGAGTGA
- the cutA gene encoding divalent-cation tolerance protein CutA, whose protein sequence is MTSFIQIDTTTASEAEAQQISRGLVEQRLVACAHIIGPVSSIYHWKGQVEEDKEWHCLFKTRESLFNKVADAIRKSHSYKCPKIIALPIIEASEDYLAWMNSELLSDL, encoded by the coding sequence ATGACTTCCTTCATCCAAATTGACACCACAACCGCGTCTGAGGCAGAAGCCCAGCAGATTTCTCGGGGGCTCGTAGAGCAGCGCCTGGTCGCATGTGCCCACATCATCGGTCCGGTCAGTAGCATCTATCACTGGAAGGGCCAAGTGGAGGAAGATAAAGAGTGGCACTGCCTGTTCAAGACACGCGAGTCGTTATTCAACAAGGTCGCTGATGCGATACGGAAATCACACTCCTACAAGTGCCCCAAGATTATCGCTTTGCCTATAATCGAGGCAAGTGAAGATTACTTGGCGTGGATGAACAGTGAGTTGCTGAGTGACTTGTAA
- a CDS encoding polysaccharide biosynthesis/export family protein, which produces MKTNSPITRVLLLTTVAIAVGMDSTCLAQLQPCNAQCIDPAAPFPIWGVDSTAGCGATGCANSGVPCGEVDWKARGYINWQAYAQGEYVGHARTPHVPEYRIRVDDQIAFIFRLTRIETSHPYELEVGDRIRIESLTADSGGNATESGKSGDQIARELVIQPDGTISLPLLGQVRAARMTVDGLREHLDERYKKYYKVPAITVTPIEVNTRLRDLIESVDARYGVGGLRLLLTVTPAGKLYLPGLGVIYAQGLTLEELKNEVDARYDAAIPGVDVTPVLQQRAPRYCYVLGEVARPGQFELKSPTTLMGAIAMAGGWNPGANLRQVVVFRRGDDWRLMATMLDIKGALYARRPGPADEIWLNDSDIIVLPKTCIQATDELIGQYFTRGLYGLFPQFAFGQFNFDNFRTLGN; this is translated from the coding sequence ATGAAAACAAATTCGCCCATCACGCGCGTGTTGCTGCTGACGACTGTTGCAATTGCAGTAGGCATGGATTCTACGTGCCTGGCACAGTTACAGCCGTGCAATGCCCAGTGCATTGACCCGGCGGCACCGTTTCCCATTTGGGGTGTCGATAGTACCGCGGGGTGTGGAGCGACGGGTTGTGCCAATTCTGGAGTCCCCTGTGGCGAAGTCGATTGGAAAGCACGTGGCTATATCAATTGGCAGGCCTATGCTCAAGGTGAATATGTAGGCCATGCTCGGACGCCACATGTTCCCGAGTACCGCATTCGCGTCGACGATCAAATCGCCTTCATCTTTCGTTTGACCCGTATTGAAACTTCGCACCCCTATGAACTAGAGGTTGGAGATCGGATTCGCATCGAATCCTTGACTGCTGACAGTGGTGGCAACGCGACGGAGTCGGGAAAGTCGGGAGATCAGATCGCTCGCGAACTCGTTATCCAGCCCGATGGAACGATCAGCCTTCCCCTGTTGGGACAGGTACGAGCAGCCCGGATGACCGTGGACGGCTTGCGGGAGCACCTCGACGAGCGCTATAAGAAATATTACAAGGTGCCAGCGATCACAGTGACTCCAATCGAGGTCAATACACGGCTTCGAGACTTGATCGAATCGGTTGACGCACGCTACGGTGTCGGAGGTTTGCGACTCTTACTGACGGTAACACCTGCGGGAAAACTCTACCTGCCAGGCTTGGGTGTGATCTATGCTCAAGGCCTAACACTCGAAGAACTTAAGAATGAAGTCGATGCCCGCTACGATGCAGCGATCCCCGGCGTGGATGTTACCCCTGTGTTGCAGCAAAGGGCTCCCCGATACTGTTACGTACTGGGTGAGGTCGCGCGTCCTGGGCAGTTCGAACTCAAAAGCCCCACGACGCTGATGGGTGCGATCGCGATGGCCGGGGGCTGGAATCCAGGCGCGAACTTGCGGCAAGTGGTCGTCTTCCGCCGTGGCGACGATTGGCGTCTGATGGCAACGATGCTCGACATCAAGGGTGCCCTCTACGCCCGCCGCCCAGGTCCCGCCGACGAGATCTGGCTCAACGACAGTGATATCATCGTATTGCCAAAGACCTGCATCCAAGCGACCGACGAACTTATCGGCCAGTATTTTACACGTGGACTCTACGGGCTATTTCCTCAGTTTGCGTTTGGGCAATTCAACTTCGATAATTTCCGCACTCTGGGAAATTGA
- a CDS encoding tetratricopeptide repeat protein has translation MQFGKRSQPQCHTWQGSLYFMSLWMSCALLAGCGQQQQENIVRLLRDCTAKARKQAVTQPVAENCIPPVSTDSTEWGFASDTHLTRLPIVCSGQTPFVGSPDHIEKAVAPKQFLGALLTPIASPELSNLEESVSDIPPLVEAKSPIKFDVKRVENTSAAQTMAIVAPVREELSPEERHLLDVIARDTLAVSTGAQTDFRMDQLAREKIGAAFALAQRGASYAARQELIEVLRLVSQSKDKREGTRIRSESLAAGLRALEEAEDFVPRGTQLEAEMVLEVICASHRTPLAKEADFARILPSQMLDRYNRYAQIKLALAVAGEPAGSMTLYTLGKLNSQLGQMEPEQHRMAKRRAVAFQQAALLAHNQNYMAAHELGVLLAETGHLDEARQLLHQVALREPNAVVFRNLARVHDELGHVAVASHCRMHAEQLALNGRGPAAQVAWVSPQQFAQSAPINVPPHVAAHPAPQVAARPATQAVRY, from the coding sequence ATGCAGTTCGGTAAACGCTCACAGCCCCAATGCCATACTTGGCAGGGTTCGTTGTACTTCATGTCTCTATGGATGAGCTGCGCGCTGCTGGCAGGATGTGGTCAGCAGCAACAAGAGAACATAGTCAGGCTCCTGCGTGACTGCACGGCTAAAGCGCGGAAGCAAGCTGTAACTCAGCCGGTAGCTGAGAACTGTATACCTCCGGTTAGCACTGACTCAACTGAATGGGGTTTCGCGTCTGACACTCATCTCACACGCCTTCCGATTGTATGCAGTGGTCAGACACCGTTTGTTGGGTCGCCAGACCATATCGAAAAGGCGGTCGCTCCTAAACAGTTCTTAGGGGCGTTGTTGACTCCAATCGCAAGCCCGGAACTTAGCAATCTAGAAGAAAGCGTCTCTGATATTCCCCCCTTGGTTGAAGCGAAGAGCCCCATCAAGTTCGATGTGAAGCGTGTTGAAAACACATCTGCTGCTCAGACCATGGCAATTGTTGCTCCGGTGCGGGAGGAACTTTCGCCGGAGGAGCGACATTTATTGGATGTGATCGCACGAGACACCTTGGCGGTTTCCACAGGAGCACAAACAGACTTTCGCATGGACCAACTGGCCCGCGAAAAGATTGGGGCCGCATTTGCCCTTGCACAGCGTGGAGCGTCGTATGCAGCCCGGCAGGAACTGATCGAAGTGTTGCGGCTGGTTTCTCAATCTAAAGACAAGCGTGAAGGGACGCGAATCCGCAGCGAGAGTTTGGCGGCGGGGTTACGAGCTTTAGAAGAAGCCGAAGACTTTGTACCACGCGGGACGCAACTTGAAGCAGAAATGGTGCTAGAGGTGATCTGTGCCTCGCATCGAACACCCTTAGCGAAGGAAGCCGACTTCGCAAGGATACTCCCTTCGCAAATGTTGGATCGCTACAACCGCTATGCTCAGATCAAGCTGGCACTGGCCGTGGCAGGTGAGCCAGCGGGTTCGATGACACTATACACCCTGGGAAAACTCAACAGCCAGTTAGGCCAAATGGAACCCGAACAACATCGCATGGCCAAGCGTCGGGCCGTTGCATTTCAGCAGGCAGCCCTGTTGGCCCACAACCAGAACTACATGGCGGCGCACGAGTTAGGTGTACTCTTGGCCGAGACGGGGCATTTGGACGAAGCCCGCCAACTACTCCATCAAGTAGCCCTACGGGAACCCAATGCAGTCGTATTTAGAAATCTGGCTCGAGTGCATGATGAGTTGGGACACGTGGCGGTTGCCAGTCATTGCCGCATGCATGCCGAACAGCTTGCCCTAAATGGGCGCGGACCGGCGGCCCAGGTCGCGTGGGTCTCGCCCCAACAATTCGCCCAGTCCGCTCCGATCAATGTACCACCCCACGTAGCTGCCCACCCCGCCCCGCAAGTCGCTGCCCGCCCTGCTACGCAAGCCGTCCGCTATTAA
- a CDS encoding MBL fold metallo-hydrolase produces the protein MFHWNNGVFLTKAGLALDVTRRQKVGFISHAHADHMARHELAICTPDTARLYQHRLGAQRRTMEIRYREAMQFGPLELTPYPAGHCLGSAMLLADDGKKRLLFTGDFKLGPSATSAEAELPEADILVMECTFGKPRYQLPPREEVVSELISLVRETLAAGQTPVIHAYALGKAQEVTRLLTLAGIKVQQHPMTYAVSLVYQQCGVDLGDVTEYKGKLRDDHAVVTLPRGMKNFRIAGIKHPVSIAVTGWAADPGAKYRYRVDHALPLSDHADFGQLLETARRVGAGEIYCTHGSAEFVGHLRAAGFHALPVTGSYQMRMF, from the coding sequence ATGTTTCATTGGAATAACGGGGTTTTTCTCACGAAGGCGGGGCTTGCGCTCGATGTGACAAGGCGGCAGAAGGTGGGATTTATCTCACATGCCCATGCGGATCACATGGCCCGGCATGAATTGGCGATCTGCACTCCGGACACAGCGAGGCTGTATCAGCATCGCCTGGGAGCCCAGCGGCGGACGATGGAAATCCGCTATCGGGAGGCGATGCAGTTTGGTCCGCTCGAACTGACGCCCTATCCCGCGGGGCATTGCCTGGGATCAGCGATGTTACTGGCCGACGATGGTAAAAAACGGCTTCTATTTACCGGTGACTTCAAACTGGGGCCTTCTGCGACGAGTGCGGAGGCCGAATTGCCCGAAGCCGACATTCTGGTAATGGAATGCACCTTTGGCAAGCCAAGGTATCAATTGCCGCCAAGGGAAGAGGTTGTTTCGGAGCTAATTTCTCTAGTTCGCGAGACATTGGCGGCGGGGCAAACACCGGTCATCCACGCCTACGCCTTAGGGAAAGCACAAGAGGTGACACGACTCTTGACGCTGGCCGGAATCAAAGTGCAACAACATCCGATGACTTACGCGGTGAGCCTGGTATATCAGCAGTGTGGCGTCGATCTGGGGGACGTGACCGAATACAAGGGAAAGCTGCGTGACGACCACGCCGTCGTGACTTTGCCGCGAGGGATGAAGAACTTTCGCATCGCGGGCATCAAGCACCCGGTGAGTATCGCCGTCACGGGTTGGGCGGCCGACCCCGGAGCCAAGTATCGCTATAGGGTGGATCATGCCTTACCGCTGTCGGATCACGCAGATTTCGGTCAGCTATTAGAAACGGCTAGGCGAGTGGGGGCTGGAGAGATCTACTGCACGCATGGTTCGGCCGAGTTTGTGGGACATCTACGCGCAGCGGGGTTCCATGCGCTGCCGGTGACGGGGAGTTATCAGATGCGGATGTTCTGA
- the xerC gene encoding tyrosine recombinase XerC has protein sequence MQRAIARFLQHLTIERGASSHTIKGYREDLAAFADYFSEEDGSFPDLGEITAVELRGFLSALHEAGYAKTSIARKLASLRSLYRFGQREGWAKTNPAKALRNPRKAHKLPHFLTTDQIGKLLAAPQGKSLSSLRDRAILETLYSAGLRVSELVDLNDGDLDFPQGIVKVRGKGRKERLAPLGSYATKAIQVWQSARKLSPKEATGRQAPVFVNRFGTRLTTRSVGRMLEKYLRQTGLDRRTSPHTLRHSFATHLLDRGADIRSVQELLGHASLVTTQIYTHVSTSNLRQAYEKAHPRAG, from the coding sequence ATGCAGCGCGCCATAGCCCGATTCCTGCAGCACCTCACCATCGAACGAGGCGCTTCTTCGCATACGATCAAGGGCTATCGCGAAGACCTCGCCGCATTCGCTGATTACTTCAGCGAAGAGGATGGCAGTTTTCCCGACCTCGGCGAGATCACGGCTGTCGAGCTGCGCGGGTTTCTTTCCGCGCTCCACGAAGCAGGTTACGCCAAGACCTCGATCGCGCGCAAACTCGCTTCGCTCCGTAGCCTCTATCGTTTCGGCCAGCGTGAAGGGTGGGCCAAGACGAACCCTGCCAAAGCACTCCGCAATCCTCGTAAGGCCCACAAGCTGCCGCATTTTCTCACAACCGACCAGATCGGTAAGCTGCTCGCTGCCCCCCAGGGCAAGTCGTTATCCTCGCTTCGAGATCGGGCGATCCTCGAAACCCTCTATTCGGCAGGACTGCGGGTAAGCGAGCTAGTCGATCTTAACGATGGCGACCTTGATTTCCCCCAAGGGATCGTCAAGGTACGCGGCAAAGGCCGCAAGGAACGCCTCGCCCCGCTCGGCTCCTACGCAACCAAGGCGATTCAGGTTTGGCAATCCGCGAGAAAACTTTCGCCAAAAGAAGCGACCGGTCGCCAGGCTCCCGTTTTCGTCAACCGTTTCGGCACGCGTCTTACTACACGAAGTGTCGGCCGAATGCTAGAAAAATATCTTCGCCAGACTGGCCTCGACCGTCGCACAAGCCCGCATACGCTTCGCCATAGTTTTGCCACGCATCTGTTGGACCGGGGCGCCGACATTCGCAGCGTGCAAGAACTCCTCGGCCACGCAAGTCTCGTCACCACGCAAATCTACACCCACGTAAGCACCAGCAATCTGCGCCAGGCTTACGAAAAAGCTCACCCTCGTGCTGGGTAG